The following coding sequences lie in one Crassostrea angulata isolate pt1a10 chromosome 10, ASM2561291v2, whole genome shotgun sequence genomic window:
- the LOC128165347 gene encoding transient receptor potential cation channel subfamily V member 1-like isoform X3, whose translation MDAPRKKRKGKVAPTGEENSSFELDMRSDVQNNSKLINTLKEKVKDATTKHNALSAIVGAKGLASKWKSYAATKRVIATKSTQNEEEKAAIKGKGIDQMEDLEAYKPFGMRQDTKKKLRSANDKTLIDYFYQLGQSRDPNAKVDLDFVDSLIKNGANINCNDKHGQTLLHEVCRTWHIDVAKFLLELGANVNQADKYGRTPLHVAAAVDYPEMVEILIKNGADRESLSNEKQTPVHYAAKNDACNSLKMLIKMKCKYDNVLDYKGRTPLFVAAELDRSETASLLLDYKANVRISDNSGMKPLSWMITKMPPVALDALRQFHSTDRPNRKQYFFLRDLVTDTKKDPKGNSLTPLQCATHYKQYDLLSHKVMLALITQMWTKFGRIRAWFNLFLNFAYIMIWTVYGLVIEYDVRHKYDLPDQWWRILLLVIAIGFTVYQIVEEVLEYKRSLQFHNNWVGYRREMIEEDLKYCHPRWTEESDYLHKELSSLDDSRPRYWSDFWNIFDWICYVFLVASITTHLVDIFKHSETLARAHIRIMSVTIILLWLRLMKVARAFALLGPFIVMLSHMVKDLLRFAFLYLEFYLPFVCAFWMIFGGSKKAYYSNTPDPVYVTVNDTVNGTVNGTVNVTVNGEVKIDIVHVDGYGDFGDVFYSLFRLTLVDEYDFENMLKVDPIMAKILVGLWLALSAVLCLNLFIALLSDTFQRVYDNAQANAVMQKALMTLSIWESMTSSRRNAFYHYMETSCNPFKEYYDDDMTEEGEEDMKKVTIQIKEDLDDLRDAFDTKFGKRKELKNGDEPGDLEEDEEDLNNKSRMVDIERFENEIGILRDSITELRVRQDDMMENLQTGINNITNLMNEMMGRPAGSSEVDFELESPRRSSSRSGRPKKSKRKKTSDKQPIVHEDDAALLDPGTLSPPAYPLQQTQTPPTVDVSMADFPALEFTQTSQPSISPRRPQDGHDADC comes from the exons ATGGATGCCCCAAGAAAGAAACGGAAAGGAAAAGTTGCACCCACAGGGGAAGAAAACAGCTCATTTGAGCTAGATATGAGATCAGATGTTCAAAATAATAG TAAACTCATCAACACACTGAAAGAAAAGGTGAAGGATGCTACAACCAAACACAATGCACTGTCTGCCATTGTTGGGGCCAAAGGATTGGCCTCCAAGTGGAAAAGTTATGCAGCAACCAAGCGAGTCATTGCTACAAAAA GCACTCAGAATGAGGAGGAGAAGGCAGCTATAAAAGGGAAAGGTATAGATCAAATGGAAGATCTAGAGGCCTATAAACCATTTGGCATGCGTCAGGACACGAAAAAGAAGCTTCGATCGGCCAACGACAAAACTTTGATTGACTATTTTTATCAACTGGGTCAGTCTCGGGACCCGAATGCCAAAGTGGATTTGGACTTTGTGGACTCACTCATAAAAAATGGTGCCAACATAAACTGTAATGACAAACATGGACAAACATTGCTTCATGAG GTTTGTCGTACGTGGCACATCGATGTGGCCAAATTCCTCTTGGAATTGGGAGCCAATGTGAATCAGGCAGACAAGTATGGGCGCACTCCACTTCATGTGGCTGCAGCAGTAGACTACCCAGAAATGGTGGAAATCCTCATCAAAAACGGAG CTGACAGAGAATCCCTCAGTAATGAGAAACAGACACCTGTTCACTATGCAGCCAAAAATGATGCTTGTAATTCCttgaaaatgttgataaaaatgaaatgtaaatacgACAATGTTTTGGACTACAAAGGAAGGACCCCTCTGTTTGTGGCAGCAGAGCTGG ATCGTAGTGAAACTGCCAGTCTCTTGCTCGATTATAAAGCTAATGTCAGAATATCAGATAACAGTGGAATGAAGCCTTTGAGTTGGATGATCACCAAGATGCCCCCTGTG GCTCTGGATGCTTTGAGACAGTTTCACTCCACAGATCGCCCCAACAGAAAACAGTACTTTTTTCTTAGGGACCTTGTTACTGACACAA AAAAAGACCCAAAGGGAAATAGTTTAACCCCA CTTCAATGTGCCACCCACTACAAGCAATATGACCTTCTGTCCCACAAAGTCATGCTGGCACTTATTACCCAGATGTGGACCAAATTTGGCAG GATCCGAGCCTGGTTTAATCTCTTTCTGAACTTTGCGTACATCATGATATGGACTGTGTATGGCCTGGTGATTGAATATGATGTCAGACACAAATACGATCTCCCTGATCAATGGTGGAGAATTCTACTTCTT gtcATTGCCATCGGGTTTACAGTGTATCAAATTGTAGAAGAAGTATTGGAATACAAACGTTCCTTACAGTTCCataat AATTGGGTTGGATACAGAAGAGAAATGATAGAGGAAGACCTGAAATACTGCCATCCTCGCTGGACCGAGGAGAGCGATTACCTGCACAAGGAATTGTCAAGTCTGGACGATTCTCGACCCCGCTACTGGTCAGATTTCTG GAACATTTTCGACTGGATTTGCTATGTTTTCCTGGTAGCCAGTATCACCACACATTTAGTTGACATTTTCAAGCACTCGGAAACTTTGGCGAGAGCCCATATCAGAATCATGTCTGTGACAATTATCCTGCTGTGGCTTCGTCTGATGAAAGTGGCGAGAGCATTTGCTCTCCTAG GACCATTCATTGTGATGCTGTCTCATATGGTGAAAGACTTGCTCAGATTTGCTTTTCTGTATTTGGAATTTTATCTTCCATTTG TGTGTGCTTTTTGGATGATCTTTGGAGGAAGCAAGAAAGCTTATTATAGTAATACTCCTGACCCTGTGTATGTCACTGTGAATGACACTGTGAATGGCACAGTGAATGGCACTGTGAATGTCACTGTGAATGGTGAGGTTAAGATTGACATTGTGCATGTCGATGGGTACGGAGATTTTGGGGATGTTTTCTACAGTCTGTTCCGGCTGACGCTGGTGGACGAATATGACTTTGAA AACATGTTGAAAGTAGATCCTATCATGGCGAAGATCTTGGTTGGACTTTGGCTAGCCCTGTCTGCTGTCCTTTGTCTCAATCTCTTCATTGCCTTGCTGTCTGATACATTCCAGAG AGTCTACGATAATGCCCAGGCTAACGCTGTCATGCAGAAGGCACTCATGACTCTCAGCATCTGGGAGAGCATGACGAGTTCTCGACGAAACGCTTTCTATCACTACATGGAAACTTCCTGCAATCCCTTCAAGGAATATTATGATGACGACATGACCGAAGAGGGAGAGGAGGACATGAAGAAGGTCACCATACAGATCAAG GAAGATCTTGATGACTTGAGAGATGCTTTTGATACAAAGTTCGGGAAAAGAAAAGAG CTGAAAAATGGAGACGAGCCAGGAGACTTG GAGGAAGATGAGGAGGATTTGAACAACAAATCTAGAATGGTTGATATTGAGCGATTTGAGAATGAGATTGGTATTCTTCGAGACAGTATCACAGAGCTTCGAGTTCGCCAAGATGATATGATGGAGAATCTACAAACAGGAATCAATAACATTACCAACCTTATGAATGAGATGATGGGGCGGCCTGCTGGATCTAGTG AGGTTGACTTTGAATTGGAATCTCCACGAAGGTCGTCTTcaagaag CGGTCGTCCTAAGAAATCCAAAAGGAAGAAGACTTCAGACAAACAGCCGATTGTCCACGAAGATGACGCTGCTCTCCTAGATCCAGGAA CTCTATCTCCCCCAGCATATCCACTACAGCAGACCCAAACCCCACCCACTGTGGATGTCTCCATGGCAGATTTCCCAGCCCTGGAGTTCACACAAACATCCCAACCATCAATTAGTCCGAGAAGGCCACag GATGGGCATGATGCAGATTGCTGA
- the LOC128165347 gene encoding transient receptor potential cation channel subfamily V member 1-like isoform X1, which produces MDAPRKKRKGKVAPTGEENSSFELDMRSDVQNNSKLINTLKEKVKDATTKHNALSAIVGAKGLASKWKSYAATKRVIATKIHLVGEETSYIGTQNEEEKAAIKGKGIDQMEDLEAYKPFGMRQDTKKKLRSANDKTLIDYFYQLGQSRDPNAKVDLDFVDSLIKNGANINCNDKHGQTLLHEVCRTWHIDVAKFLLELGANVNQADKYGRTPLHVAAAVDYPEMVEILIKNGADRESLSNEKQTPVHYAAKNDACNSLKMLIKMKCKYDNVLDYKGRTPLFVAAELDRSETASLLLDYKANVRISDNSGMKPLSWMITKMPPVALDALRQFHSTDRPNRKQYFFLRDLVTDTKKDPKGNSLTPLQCATHYKQYDLLSHKVMLALITQMWTKFGRIRAWFNLFLNFAYIMIWTVYGLVIEYDVRHKYDLPDQWWRILLLVIAIGFTVYQIVEEVLEYKRSLQFHNNWVGYRREMIEEDLKYCHPRWTEESDYLHKELSSLDDSRPRYWSDFWNIFDWICYVFLVASITTHLVDIFKHSETLARAHIRIMSVTIILLWLRLMKVARAFALLGPFIVMLSHMVKDLLRFAFLYLEFYLPFVCAFWMIFGGSKKAYYSNTPDPVYVTVNDTVNGTVNGTVNVTVNGEVKIDIVHVDGYGDFGDVFYSLFRLTLVDEYDFENMLKVDPIMAKILVGLWLALSAVLCLNLFIALLSDTFQRVYDNAQANAVMQKALMTLSIWESMTSSRRNAFYHYMETSCNPFKEYYDDDMTEEGEEDMKKVTIQIKEDLDDLRDAFDTKFGKRKELKNGDEPGDLEEDEEDLNNKSRMVDIERFENEIGILRDSITELRVRQDDMMENLQTGINNITNLMNEMMGRPAGSSEVDFELESPRRSSSRSGRPKKSKRKKTSDKQPIVHEDDAALLDPGTLSPPAYPLQQTQTPPTVDVSMADFPALEFTQTSQPSISPRRPQDGHDADC; this is translated from the exons ATGGATGCCCCAAGAAAGAAACGGAAAGGAAAAGTTGCACCCACAGGGGAAGAAAACAGCTCATTTGAGCTAGATATGAGATCAGATGTTCAAAATAATAG TAAACTCATCAACACACTGAAAGAAAAGGTGAAGGATGCTACAACCAAACACAATGCACTGTCTGCCATTGTTGGGGCCAAAGGATTGGCCTCCAAGTGGAAAAGTTATGCAGCAACCAAGCGAGTCATTGCTACAAAAA TTCATTTGGTTGGAGAGGAGACCTCATATATAG GCACTCAGAATGAGGAGGAGAAGGCAGCTATAAAAGGGAAAGGTATAGATCAAATGGAAGATCTAGAGGCCTATAAACCATTTGGCATGCGTCAGGACACGAAAAAGAAGCTTCGATCGGCCAACGACAAAACTTTGATTGACTATTTTTATCAACTGGGTCAGTCTCGGGACCCGAATGCCAAAGTGGATTTGGACTTTGTGGACTCACTCATAAAAAATGGTGCCAACATAAACTGTAATGACAAACATGGACAAACATTGCTTCATGAG GTTTGTCGTACGTGGCACATCGATGTGGCCAAATTCCTCTTGGAATTGGGAGCCAATGTGAATCAGGCAGACAAGTATGGGCGCACTCCACTTCATGTGGCTGCAGCAGTAGACTACCCAGAAATGGTGGAAATCCTCATCAAAAACGGAG CTGACAGAGAATCCCTCAGTAATGAGAAACAGACACCTGTTCACTATGCAGCCAAAAATGATGCTTGTAATTCCttgaaaatgttgataaaaatgaaatgtaaatacgACAATGTTTTGGACTACAAAGGAAGGACCCCTCTGTTTGTGGCAGCAGAGCTGG ATCGTAGTGAAACTGCCAGTCTCTTGCTCGATTATAAAGCTAATGTCAGAATATCAGATAACAGTGGAATGAAGCCTTTGAGTTGGATGATCACCAAGATGCCCCCTGTG GCTCTGGATGCTTTGAGACAGTTTCACTCCACAGATCGCCCCAACAGAAAACAGTACTTTTTTCTTAGGGACCTTGTTACTGACACAA AAAAAGACCCAAAGGGAAATAGTTTAACCCCA CTTCAATGTGCCACCCACTACAAGCAATATGACCTTCTGTCCCACAAAGTCATGCTGGCACTTATTACCCAGATGTGGACCAAATTTGGCAG GATCCGAGCCTGGTTTAATCTCTTTCTGAACTTTGCGTACATCATGATATGGACTGTGTATGGCCTGGTGATTGAATATGATGTCAGACACAAATACGATCTCCCTGATCAATGGTGGAGAATTCTACTTCTT gtcATTGCCATCGGGTTTACAGTGTATCAAATTGTAGAAGAAGTATTGGAATACAAACGTTCCTTACAGTTCCataat AATTGGGTTGGATACAGAAGAGAAATGATAGAGGAAGACCTGAAATACTGCCATCCTCGCTGGACCGAGGAGAGCGATTACCTGCACAAGGAATTGTCAAGTCTGGACGATTCTCGACCCCGCTACTGGTCAGATTTCTG GAACATTTTCGACTGGATTTGCTATGTTTTCCTGGTAGCCAGTATCACCACACATTTAGTTGACATTTTCAAGCACTCGGAAACTTTGGCGAGAGCCCATATCAGAATCATGTCTGTGACAATTATCCTGCTGTGGCTTCGTCTGATGAAAGTGGCGAGAGCATTTGCTCTCCTAG GACCATTCATTGTGATGCTGTCTCATATGGTGAAAGACTTGCTCAGATTTGCTTTTCTGTATTTGGAATTTTATCTTCCATTTG TGTGTGCTTTTTGGATGATCTTTGGAGGAAGCAAGAAAGCTTATTATAGTAATACTCCTGACCCTGTGTATGTCACTGTGAATGACACTGTGAATGGCACAGTGAATGGCACTGTGAATGTCACTGTGAATGGTGAGGTTAAGATTGACATTGTGCATGTCGATGGGTACGGAGATTTTGGGGATGTTTTCTACAGTCTGTTCCGGCTGACGCTGGTGGACGAATATGACTTTGAA AACATGTTGAAAGTAGATCCTATCATGGCGAAGATCTTGGTTGGACTTTGGCTAGCCCTGTCTGCTGTCCTTTGTCTCAATCTCTTCATTGCCTTGCTGTCTGATACATTCCAGAG AGTCTACGATAATGCCCAGGCTAACGCTGTCATGCAGAAGGCACTCATGACTCTCAGCATCTGGGAGAGCATGACGAGTTCTCGACGAAACGCTTTCTATCACTACATGGAAACTTCCTGCAATCCCTTCAAGGAATATTATGATGACGACATGACCGAAGAGGGAGAGGAGGACATGAAGAAGGTCACCATACAGATCAAG GAAGATCTTGATGACTTGAGAGATGCTTTTGATACAAAGTTCGGGAAAAGAAAAGAG CTGAAAAATGGAGACGAGCCAGGAGACTTG GAGGAAGATGAGGAGGATTTGAACAACAAATCTAGAATGGTTGATATTGAGCGATTTGAGAATGAGATTGGTATTCTTCGAGACAGTATCACAGAGCTTCGAGTTCGCCAAGATGATATGATGGAGAATCTACAAACAGGAATCAATAACATTACCAACCTTATGAATGAGATGATGGGGCGGCCTGCTGGATCTAGTG AGGTTGACTTTGAATTGGAATCTCCACGAAGGTCGTCTTcaagaag CGGTCGTCCTAAGAAATCCAAAAGGAAGAAGACTTCAGACAAACAGCCGATTGTCCACGAAGATGACGCTGCTCTCCTAGATCCAGGAA CTCTATCTCCCCCAGCATATCCACTACAGCAGACCCAAACCCCACCCACTGTGGATGTCTCCATGGCAGATTTCCCAGCCCTGGAGTTCACACAAACATCCCAACCATCAATTAGTCCGAGAAGGCCACag GATGGGCATGATGCAGATTGCTGA
- the LOC128165347 gene encoding transient receptor potential cation channel subfamily V member 1-like isoform X2: protein MDAPRKKRKGKVAPTGEENSSFELDMRSDVQNNSKLINTLKEKVKDATTKHNALSAIVGAKGLASKWKSYAATKRVIATKIHLVGEETSYIGTQNEEEKAAIKGKGIDQMEDLEAYKPFGMRQDTKKKLRSANDKTLIDYFYQLGQSRDPNAKVDLDFVDSLIKNGANINCNDKHGQTLLHEVCRTWHIDVAKFLLELGANVNQADKYGRTPLHVAAAVDYPEMVEILIKNGADRESLSNEKQTPVHYAAKNDACNSLKMLIKMKCKYDNVLDYKGRTPLFVAAELDRSETASLLLDYKANVRISDNSGMKPLSWMITKMPPVALDALRQFHSTDRPNRKQYFFLRDLVTDTKKDPKGNSLTPLQCATHYKQYDLLSHKVMLALITQMWTKFGRIRAWFNLFLNFAYIMIWTVYGLVIEYDVRHKYDLPDQWWRILLLVIAIGFTVYQIVEEVLEYKRSLQFHNNWVGYRREMIEEDLKYCHPRWTEESDYLHKELSSLDDSRPRYWSDFWNIFDWICYVFLVASITTHLVDIFKHSETLARAHIRIMSVTIILLWLRLMKVARAFALLGPFIVMLSHMVKDLLRFAFLYLEFYLPFVCAFWMIFGGSKKAYYSNTPDPVYVTVNDTVNGTVNGTVNVTVNGEVKIDIVHVDGYGDFGDVFYSLFRLTLVDEYDFENMLKVDPIMAKILVGLWLALSAVLCLNLFIALLSDTFQRVYDNAQANAVMQKALMTLSIWESMTSSRRNAFYHYMETSCNPFKEYYDDDMTEEGEEDMKKVTIQIKEDLDDLRDAFDTKFGKRKEEEDEEDLNNKSRMVDIERFENEIGILRDSITELRVRQDDMMENLQTGINNITNLMNEMMGRPAGSSEVDFELESPRRSSSRSGRPKKSKRKKTSDKQPIVHEDDAALLDPGTLSPPAYPLQQTQTPPTVDVSMADFPALEFTQTSQPSISPRRPQDGHDADC, encoded by the exons ATGGATGCCCCAAGAAAGAAACGGAAAGGAAAAGTTGCACCCACAGGGGAAGAAAACAGCTCATTTGAGCTAGATATGAGATCAGATGTTCAAAATAATAG TAAACTCATCAACACACTGAAAGAAAAGGTGAAGGATGCTACAACCAAACACAATGCACTGTCTGCCATTGTTGGGGCCAAAGGATTGGCCTCCAAGTGGAAAAGTTATGCAGCAACCAAGCGAGTCATTGCTACAAAAA TTCATTTGGTTGGAGAGGAGACCTCATATATAG GCACTCAGAATGAGGAGGAGAAGGCAGCTATAAAAGGGAAAGGTATAGATCAAATGGAAGATCTAGAGGCCTATAAACCATTTGGCATGCGTCAGGACACGAAAAAGAAGCTTCGATCGGCCAACGACAAAACTTTGATTGACTATTTTTATCAACTGGGTCAGTCTCGGGACCCGAATGCCAAAGTGGATTTGGACTTTGTGGACTCACTCATAAAAAATGGTGCCAACATAAACTGTAATGACAAACATGGACAAACATTGCTTCATGAG GTTTGTCGTACGTGGCACATCGATGTGGCCAAATTCCTCTTGGAATTGGGAGCCAATGTGAATCAGGCAGACAAGTATGGGCGCACTCCACTTCATGTGGCTGCAGCAGTAGACTACCCAGAAATGGTGGAAATCCTCATCAAAAACGGAG CTGACAGAGAATCCCTCAGTAATGAGAAACAGACACCTGTTCACTATGCAGCCAAAAATGATGCTTGTAATTCCttgaaaatgttgataaaaatgaaatgtaaatacgACAATGTTTTGGACTACAAAGGAAGGACCCCTCTGTTTGTGGCAGCAGAGCTGG ATCGTAGTGAAACTGCCAGTCTCTTGCTCGATTATAAAGCTAATGTCAGAATATCAGATAACAGTGGAATGAAGCCTTTGAGTTGGATGATCACCAAGATGCCCCCTGTG GCTCTGGATGCTTTGAGACAGTTTCACTCCACAGATCGCCCCAACAGAAAACAGTACTTTTTTCTTAGGGACCTTGTTACTGACACAA AAAAAGACCCAAAGGGAAATAGTTTAACCCCA CTTCAATGTGCCACCCACTACAAGCAATATGACCTTCTGTCCCACAAAGTCATGCTGGCACTTATTACCCAGATGTGGACCAAATTTGGCAG GATCCGAGCCTGGTTTAATCTCTTTCTGAACTTTGCGTACATCATGATATGGACTGTGTATGGCCTGGTGATTGAATATGATGTCAGACACAAATACGATCTCCCTGATCAATGGTGGAGAATTCTACTTCTT gtcATTGCCATCGGGTTTACAGTGTATCAAATTGTAGAAGAAGTATTGGAATACAAACGTTCCTTACAGTTCCataat AATTGGGTTGGATACAGAAGAGAAATGATAGAGGAAGACCTGAAATACTGCCATCCTCGCTGGACCGAGGAGAGCGATTACCTGCACAAGGAATTGTCAAGTCTGGACGATTCTCGACCCCGCTACTGGTCAGATTTCTG GAACATTTTCGACTGGATTTGCTATGTTTTCCTGGTAGCCAGTATCACCACACATTTAGTTGACATTTTCAAGCACTCGGAAACTTTGGCGAGAGCCCATATCAGAATCATGTCTGTGACAATTATCCTGCTGTGGCTTCGTCTGATGAAAGTGGCGAGAGCATTTGCTCTCCTAG GACCATTCATTGTGATGCTGTCTCATATGGTGAAAGACTTGCTCAGATTTGCTTTTCTGTATTTGGAATTTTATCTTCCATTTG TGTGTGCTTTTTGGATGATCTTTGGAGGAAGCAAGAAAGCTTATTATAGTAATACTCCTGACCCTGTGTATGTCACTGTGAATGACACTGTGAATGGCACAGTGAATGGCACTGTGAATGTCACTGTGAATGGTGAGGTTAAGATTGACATTGTGCATGTCGATGGGTACGGAGATTTTGGGGATGTTTTCTACAGTCTGTTCCGGCTGACGCTGGTGGACGAATATGACTTTGAA AACATGTTGAAAGTAGATCCTATCATGGCGAAGATCTTGGTTGGACTTTGGCTAGCCCTGTCTGCTGTCCTTTGTCTCAATCTCTTCATTGCCTTGCTGTCTGATACATTCCAGAG AGTCTACGATAATGCCCAGGCTAACGCTGTCATGCAGAAGGCACTCATGACTCTCAGCATCTGGGAGAGCATGACGAGTTCTCGACGAAACGCTTTCTATCACTACATGGAAACTTCCTGCAATCCCTTCAAGGAATATTATGATGACGACATGACCGAAGAGGGAGAGGAGGACATGAAGAAGGTCACCATACAGATCAAG GAAGATCTTGATGACTTGAGAGATGCTTTTGATACAAAGTTCGGGAAAAGAAAAGAG GAGGAAGATGAGGAGGATTTGAACAACAAATCTAGAATGGTTGATATTGAGCGATTTGAGAATGAGATTGGTATTCTTCGAGACAGTATCACAGAGCTTCGAGTTCGCCAAGATGATATGATGGAGAATCTACAAACAGGAATCAATAACATTACCAACCTTATGAATGAGATGATGGGGCGGCCTGCTGGATCTAGTG AGGTTGACTTTGAATTGGAATCTCCACGAAGGTCGTCTTcaagaag CGGTCGTCCTAAGAAATCCAAAAGGAAGAAGACTTCAGACAAACAGCCGATTGTCCACGAAGATGACGCTGCTCTCCTAGATCCAGGAA CTCTATCTCCCCCAGCATATCCACTACAGCAGACCCAAACCCCACCCACTGTGGATGTCTCCATGGCAGATTTCCCAGCCCTGGAGTTCACACAAACATCCCAACCATCAATTAGTCCGAGAAGGCCACag GATGGGCATGATGCAGATTGCTGA